Sequence from the Bacteroidales bacterium genome:
ATTAATTTTATCCTCCCAAGAAGAGTCCCCAAAAAATTCAAAAAAACACGAAAGGGCTCCAACCGACGCATGGAACCGGAACAAAGGTCTCAAACGTTTCAGAATCTCACCCCCATCACCAATACATCATCTACCTGTTCATACTGACCTTTCCAGTTCTCAAAATGATCATCCAGCCGGATCTTCTGGCATTGCAGCTCGAGGGGTGCAAGATCCTTTATCAGGCTTTTGAACCGGGAAATGTTCATCTTTTCATGCTGCTTCTCATCTAATTGATCGGGATAGCCATCGGTGAACAAATAGATCGTATCGCCCTGCTGAAGCTGAATATGTTGGGTTGTAAATGACTCTTCCAACTTGCTCTCTATACCGATGGTCGTCCGGTTGGCCTTGTATTCTTCCAATTCACCATTACGCACCAGGTAAAGAGGATTGTAAGCTCCGGCATACTGAAGCTGCCGGTTCTCCTTATCCCATATGCACAAAGCAATATCTATATTGTTGCGGTTGTCCGTGTCGGGCACATTCTGGCGCAGTGCATGGATCACCTTGGTCCTTAAACGGTTGAGCACATCTCCCGCTTGGGGCTGATTCCGTTCCTGAACCACATCATTAAGGAAGGACATCCCCAGAAGGCTCATAAAGGCACCGGGAACCCCATGCCCGGTACAATCCACCACAGCAAACATCACCTGTCCATTCTTCTGATGTAACCAGTAAAAATCGCCACTTACAATGTCCCTGGGCTTAAACAACATGAAATGATCCGGCAGCATCTGGCGGATGGCACGCTCAGACATCAGCAAACCCGATTGGATGGTTTTGGCGTACTGAATGCTCGAGGCGATCTCATCGTTCTTGACTGCAATCTCGCTACGCTGCTCATGGGCCAGGTTGCGCTGCCTTTCCAACTCATCCCGCTGATTGCGTATCTCCTCATTTTGCTGGATCAACTCTTCATTCTGACTTTCAATCTCCTCGTTTTGCTCCATCAACAACTTGTTGATGTTCCGCTTTTGCCGATAGTTAACATATATCAATACCGATATGGCCAATACAAATACAATGCCGCCTATATAGGCATATTTCTGAACCTGCTGCTTGCGAATGAGGTTTTCCTTCCTGTCGAGAAGCTCCTCCTGCCGGTGGATCTCTTCCTGTTTCTTCTCAAGCTGATATTTGGTTTCCAGTTCTTCAATCTGCTGATTCTTCTCTTTATTGAACAACCGATCCTCAATTTCTTCAAAATCCCGGGTATATTGTAAGGCCCTGCGGTAATCCCCTCTCTTTTCATATATCTGAGCAAGGATCTGCAGGGCCGACTTCTCCTGCAAAGGAGCCTGAATGGTATCGGATATCCGCTTGCCTTGTAGGGCAAAATCAGTGGCCTGGTTCAATCTGTCCTGTTTCAGATAAACCCTGGCCAGGGTGATCATATCCTCTGCCATGCCTTTTTTGTCTCCTATCTCATTGTCCAATTTCAGGGCCTTATGCAGTTGATCAAGGGATTTACTATAATTCCTGTTTTTCAGGTTGACCATGGCCAGGTTGGAATATACAGCCGATATGCCCCGCTTGTCATTGGCTTTTTCTCTGTATTTGAGGGATTTCTGAAAATGGGTCCGGGCCTGCCTGATCTGACTCTGCTTTAAATGAATCTCGCCCAGGTTGTTCAAACAAGTGCCGATATTGCGTATCTCATTAAGCTCACGGTTCAGATCCAAAGCCCGGGTATAGTAATCCTTCGCCTTATCGTAATTCTGTTGTTCTTCAAATACATTGCCAATGTTGTTGTAACAACTCGAAATTCCCTTGGAATTGTCGATCTTTTCAAAGTGTTCCAATGCCCGTTTGTAAAAACCCACTGCCCTGGAATAATCGCCGAACTGATAATGGATATTGCCCTGGTTGTTGCAGGCCTGCCCCAGTTTCTCAGTATTGTTGATTATTCGTGAGGAATCGGTCAGTCGGGGAGCCAAGGCATGACGCAAACGGGTGGCCTTCTGAAGATATTCCATGGCTTTACCGAAATTTCCCTGATTTTTATGGATCACCCCCAGGTTGTTGTACCCGTTGGCCATGCCTCCGGTATCGCCAGCCTGCTTCTTCAGGGCTATGGAACGATTCAGATAATCGATGGTCTTGTCGTATTCAGACCGGTAGATGTAGATAACGGCAATGTAATTGAGACATTTACCTGCAAGCCTGGTGAATCCCCCCTCCCGGCAAAGATTGAAAGCCTGCTGATAATAGCTTATGGCAGAATCCTGATGGCTATATGCATAAAGATTGCCCAGGCTCAGGTAATGAGTGGCTTTGACGGAATCGTTTTGGGCATCCTCAATGAGCTGCATGATTGAATCATGCTTGGGTTCGTGATCCTGCCCATAGGATAGAAGAGGAAAAAAAAGAAAAAGAAAAAGAACAAAACGTTGGATGTTTGGGTCCATACAAATCACTTTTACATAATTTGGGTCGAAATAATTCCATTTGAAAGATACAAAAATCTATGTATTTTTAGTTGCCCGTAAACAGAGCCCTGTTAATCAGCCAGATGGACCCCGCTCAACAGGCCTCGCATTTACCCGCCGAACAGGGGCAGATCCCCTCCTATTGCCTCCTTTTCATAAGCACCACATTCTCCACATGATAGGTATGGGGAAACATGTCTACAGGCTGAACCTGTTCAACCGAATAATGGGGGCTCATCAGGTTGATATCACGTGCTTGTGTAGCCGGATTACAACTTACATAGACAATGGTTTGGGGTGCCGCTTTAAGGATGTTGCTGACAACATCTCTGTGCATACCTGCCCTGGGAGGATCCGTCACCACTACCTGAGGCCAGCCATAATCGTTAAAAAAACCCTCATTGAGCAGTTCTTTCATATCGCCGCTAACGAAAGAGGTGTTAGTGATGCCGTTGATGCGGGCATTTTCACGGGCATCCGCTATAGCTTCGGGTACCGATTCAATACCTGTTATTTTGCCTGCATGCCGGGCCAGGAAATTAGCAATTGTGCCGGTTCCGGTATACAGGTCATAGACATGCTCATCACCATGCAAACCGGCGTATTCTCTGACCAACTGGTAAAGTTGGCGGGCCTGATGCGAATTGGTCTGATAAAAAGACTTGGGGCCAATCTTGAAACGCAACCCTTCCATTTGTTCAAAAATATATTCCCGTCCGCAATAGGCGACCGGCTCCAGGTCATATATGGAATCGTTGGCCTTGGCATTGATCATATAGATCAGGGAAGTAATATCAGGGAAGTTCAGT
This genomic interval carries:
- a CDS encoding tetratricopeptide repeat protein; the protein is MDPNIQRFVLFLFLFFPLLSYGQDHEPKHDSIMQLIEDAQNDSVKATHYLSLGNLYAYSHQDSAISYYQQAFNLCREGGFTRLAGKCLNYIAVIYIYRSEYDKTIDYLNRSIALKKQAGDTGGMANGYNNLGVIHKNQGNFGKAMEYLQKATRLRHALAPRLTDSSRIINNTEKLGQACNNQGNIHYQFGDYSRAVGFYKRALEHFEKIDNSKGISSCYNNIGNVFEEQQNYDKAKDYYTRALDLNRELNEIRNIGTCLNNLGEIHLKQSQIRQARTHFQKSLKYREKANDKRGISAVYSNLAMVNLKNRNYSKSLDQLHKALKLDNEIGDKKGMAEDMITLARVYLKQDRLNQATDFALQGKRISDTIQAPLQEKSALQILAQIYEKRGDYRRALQYTRDFEEIEDRLFNKEKNQQIEELETKYQLEKKQEEIHRQEELLDRKENLIRKQQVQKYAYIGGIVFVLAISVLIYVNYRQKRNINKLLMEQNEEIESQNEELIQQNEEIRNQRDELERQRNLAHEQRSEIAVKNDEIASSIQYAKTIQSGLLMSERAIRQMLPDHFMLFKPRDIVSGDFYWLHQKNGQVMFAVVDCTGHGVPGAFMSLLGMSFLNDVVQERNQPQAGDVLNRLRTKVIHALRQNVPDTDNRNNIDIALCIWDKENRQLQYAGAYNPLYLVRNGELEEYKANRTTIGIESKLEESFTTQHIQLQQGDTIYLFTDGYPDQLDEKQHEKMNISRFKSLIKDLAPLELQCQKIRLDDHFENWKGQYEQVDDVLVMGVRF